One window from the genome of Pyrobaculum ferrireducens encodes:
- a CDS encoding AAA family ATPase translates to MASSPRELVKTVSKYFFGNISTIEIAVATLIAGGHLLLLGPVGGGKTTLAKALARAVGGSFARVQMTNETLPSDILGYGVYVQGEIRIVKGPIFNNVVLIDEINRGPPRTLSALIEPMQERTVTIEGATLRLPTPHMVVATMNVTEIATGATAPLPLALLDRFTASLHVDYVDPAREKEVVKMADYLDQLDGKPQATTPLTFDMGKVYVADDVVDYIIKLVDAVRRDERVAVPLSTRAPIALYRLARAIAVLDGRNYVIPDDVKKAAVPALAHRIITKPEYSDVEPVRIVEDALREVEPPTRI, encoded by the coding sequence GTGGCCTCGTCGCCGCGAGAGCTAGTAAAGACGGTAAGTAAATACTTCTTCGGCAACATATCTACAATCGAGATCGCTGTGGCTACTCTAATCGCCGGAGGCCATCTACTCCTCCTCGGCCCCGTTGGGGGCGGCAAGACAACTCTCGCCAAGGCCCTGGCGAGGGCGGTTGGGGGCTCCTTTGCACGGGTGCAGATGACTAACGAGACGTTGCCCTCGGACATCCTTGGATACGGGGTCTACGTCCAAGGCGAGATAAGAATTGTCAAGGGGCCTATTTTCAACAACGTGGTGCTAATAGACGAGATAAATAGGGGACCCCCTAGGACGCTCTCAGCCCTCATAGAGCCGATGCAGGAACGGACCGTCACTATCGAGGGGGCGACGCTGAGGCTCCCCACCCCCCACATGGTGGTTGCCACCATGAACGTGACGGAGATAGCCACCGGCGCCACCGCCCCCCTACCCCTGGCGTTGCTAGATAGATTCACCGCGTCTCTACACGTAGATTACGTCGACCCTGCTAGGGAGAAGGAGGTTGTAAAAATGGCCGACTACTTAGACCAGCTAGACGGGAAGCCCCAGGCGACAACCCCCCTGACATTCGACATGGGGAAGGTATACGTAGCCGACGACGTAGTTGACTACATAATTAAACTAGTGGATGCGGTGAGGAGGGACGAGCGGGTGGCGGTGCCCCTTTCCACCAGGGCTCCCATTGCCCTGTACCGCCTCGCCAGAGCTATCGCGGTGCTGGACGGCAGAAACTACGTAATACCAGACGACGTGAAGAAAGCCGCGGTCCCCGCGCTGGCCCACAGAATTATTACAAAGCCCGAGTACTCCGACGTCGAGCCGGTAAGGATTGTGGAGGATGCCCTCCGGGAGGTGGAGCCTCCAACCCGTATATGA
- a CDS encoding molybdopterin-dependent oxidoreductase codes for MECREVRLDLPWPPNQVRAHRFVVYDVFDPPEVSFDQHVIRVVGLVERPLEIPLRELAAKYPCVDVVAPFHCVTGWSVERVVWRGVQTKVLLEEARPFGRFALAWGVDGYSATLPLEALMEEGSVIAWAMNGEPLPRKHGAPARLVVPTRYAWKSVKYFGTLEVLEEAVPGYWEAVGYSVNGDPWREERFDFGRPQMRGRRVSL; via the coding sequence GTGGAGTGTAGGGAGGTGAGGCTGGATTTGCCGTGGCCGCCTAACCAGGTGAGGGCGCACCGCTTTGTGGTGTACGACGTGTTTGACCCGCCGGAGGTTTCTTTTGACCAGCACGTAATCAGGGTGGTGGGGTTAGTGGAGAGGCCTCTGGAGATTCCATTGAGGGAGCTGGCGGCTAAGTATCCCTGTGTGGACGTCGTGGCGCCTTTCCACTGCGTCACAGGCTGGTCTGTGGAGAGAGTTGTCTGGAGGGGGGTGCAGACCAAAGTCTTGCTGGAGGAGGCGCGCCCCTTCGGCCGGTTCGCCCTCGCCTGGGGGGTGGACGGCTACAGCGCTACTCTCCCGCTGGAGGCTTTGATGGAGGAGGGGTCGGTCATCGCCTGGGCGATGAACGGGGAGCCCCTGCCGAGGAAGCACGGGGCGCCGGCGCGGCTGGTGGTGCCGACGCGCTACGCGTGGAAAAGCGTGAAGTACTTCGGCACCTTAGAGGTGCTTGAGGAGGCGGTGCCGGGGTACTGGGAGGCAGTGGGCTACTCCGTCAACGGCGACCCGTGGCGGGAGGAGAGGTTTGACTTCGGGCGACCTCAGATGAGAGGGCGGCGCGTCTCGCTGTGA
- the thiW gene encoding energy coupling factor transporter S component ThiW, with amino-acid sequence MRIRKLAYVAVFTGLGLALAPLSFPVGPTRAFPGQHFVNGLAGVLVGPWALVVAFLISALRNMLGLGTLFAFPGSLPGAFVVWLAGAVLRRFGKAHYAPLFEPLGTLGLGFPMAAYVVAPLLGVGERFAAGFIPLLAGWAASTFSGSVAAFAVASALRRLGRL; translated from the coding sequence ATGCGTATTAGAAAACTTGCTTATGTGGCTGTTTTCACCGGGCTGGGGCTGGCGCTGGCCCCGCTTAGCTTCCCCGTGGGTCCCACAAGGGCTTTTCCAGGCCAGCACTTTGTAAACGGGCTGGCTGGGGTGCTTGTAGGCCCCTGGGCGCTGGTGGTCGCCTTTCTAATCTCAGCGCTGAGGAATATGCTTGGCTTGGGGACGTTGTTTGCCTTCCCCGGCAGTCTTCCGGGGGCTTTTGTTGTATGGCTAGCGGGGGCCGTCCTTAGGCGCTTTGGGAAGGCGCACTACGCACCGCTTTTCGAGCCCCTTGGCACCCTCGGGCTGGGGTTCCCCATGGCGGCGTATGTCGTGGCGCCGCTTCTGGGCGTCGGCGAGAGGTTCGCCGCGGGCTTTATACCTCTGCTGGCTGGGTGGGCGGCGTCTACCTTCTCCGGCAGCGTGGCGGCCTTCGCAGTCGCCTCTGCGTTGAGGAGGCTTGGCCGTCTATAG
- a CDS encoding type II toxin-antitoxin system VapC family toxin, with protein sequence MIYLDTSALVKRYVEEPGSAEVDKLFESAYRGSAVMSTSIYNIGEAASAIDKKARRGELTRGAEAAVSLMLRELKTLTRLGNFALVPLGGAVMRRSITLALRHHLYFADALQIASCLYVKCGAFYTADAELARAAEREGLKTVEV encoded by the coding sequence GTGATATACCTAGACACAAGCGCGTTAGTGAAGCGCTACGTCGAGGAGCCGGGGAGCGCCGAGGTAGATAAGCTCTTCGAATCGGCGTACAGAGGCTCAGCCGTCATGTCCACATCTATCTACAACATAGGCGAGGCGGCTTCGGCGATAGATAAAAAGGCGAGACGCGGCGAGCTGACGCGCGGCGCCGAGGCGGCGGTGTCGTTGATGCTTAGGGAGCTCAAGACGCTCACGCGGCTGGGCAACTTCGCGCTTGTCCCTCTCGGCGGCGCGGTGATGCGCAGATCCATAACGCTGGCGTTGAGGCATCACCTCTATTTCGCCGACGCCCTCCAGATAGCCAGTTGCCTATATGTCAAATGCGGCGCCTTCTACACAGCCGACGCAGAGCTGGCCAGAGCCGCCGAGAGGGAAGGGCTGAAAACAGTAGAAGTATAA
- a CDS encoding winged helix-turn-helix domain-containing protein yields the protein MIDRVLGSPTKIKIILTLLQHGEMNLTELVKRVGTTQRTTIEQLNQLIRYGVVEVRQIGRMKLYRLAKNEAVIKTAEALAKLDKWLAQISPHTALSSE from the coding sequence GTGATTGACCGGGTTTTGGGATCCCCCACCAAGATCAAGATTATACTCACCCTTCTGCAACACGGCGAGATGAACCTAACTGAGCTGGTGAAGAGGGTGGGGACAACCCAACGCACCACCATAGAGCAACTAAATCAGCTAATCCGTTACGGAGTGGTGGAGGTGAGACAAATAGGACGCATGAAGCTGTACAGACTAGCCAAAAACGAGGCGGTGATCAAGACAGCCGAGGCCCTGGCAAAACTCGACAAGTGGCTAGCCCAGATATCACCTCACACAGCCCTTAGCAGTGAGTAG
- a CDS encoding DUF6364 family protein produces MYVKKLTLSIREDLAERAKARSRRLGSLSRVVEDFLESIDGEGLADALCRELGLDCAEPLTTPGEIAARRPRALGPPVATLVAEMRRERAGRL; encoded by the coding sequence ATGTACGTGAAGAAGTTAACTTTGTCTATACGGGAGGATTTAGCCGAGAGAGCCAAGGCTAGATCGCGGAGGCTGGGATCTCTGAGCAGGGTCGTCGAGGATTTCTTGGAGTCTATAGACGGCGAGGGGCTGGCGGACGCCCTGTGCAGAGAGCTGGGGCTTGACTGCGCCGAGCCCCTAACCACCCCGGGAGAAATCGCGGCGCGGAGGCCCAGAGCCCTCGGGCCCCCAGTTGCCACCCTCGTCGCTGAGATGCGGAGGGAGCGCGCCGGGCGTCTGTGA
- a CDS encoding DUF58 domain-containing protein has product MPSGRWSLQPVYEAARRAAPLAYLAIAWPEFPAAAAAVLLLALENTLLRRFHTPAVLLHYAVASLLPPPKALALAVALIPLLHWAKVADNYMSWRGHAVIFTAAALLKPQLLPALVYTLAEAAWYFAKYAKTQPRVEGPPKIEAVAGAPLSYRLKIATGAPAVVRLPDGREVEALDGEVEVEVKTRFDAAGLYTPEVQVVYANPTRTVRFRKAVRHPPIYVAPRYRRAVELGEKIIAGAVEEVAGAREYVPGDPLRRLHWKKMAKIQKPVVKLLEGRAAGGLKIAVLLYATSPKALDRVLEAAASAVATALARSDHVEIYAVTRRGGERIVAERRTYREAVERLVSLAEVLHVEAAAALDYANALPKAELPPADMVIGEAAFVKPLCRRGAVCLAI; this is encoded by the coding sequence ATGCCCTCCGGGAGGTGGAGCCTCCAACCCGTATATGAGGCGGCTAGGCGGGCGGCCCCCCTCGCCTATCTAGCCATCGCCTGGCCAGAGTTCCCAGCCGCCGCGGCCGCGGTTTTGTTGCTGGCTTTGGAAAACACCTTGTTGCGGAGATTCCACACCCCGGCTGTGTTGCTTCACTACGCAGTGGCATCCCTATTGCCTCCCCCTAAGGCGCTTGCCCTGGCGGTTGCTCTGATACCACTGCTCCACTGGGCTAAGGTTGCGGATAACTATATGAGCTGGAGGGGCCACGCCGTTATTTTCACGGCCGCCGCCTTACTCAAGCCGCAACTCCTCCCAGCCCTTGTCTACACCCTCGCCGAGGCGGCGTGGTACTTTGCTAAATACGCCAAGACGCAGCCGAGGGTGGAGGGGCCCCCCAAAATCGAGGCGGTGGCCGGGGCTCCTCTTTCATATAGGCTGAAGATTGCCACCGGCGCGCCTGCGGTTGTCCGCCTCCCCGACGGGAGGGAGGTGGAGGCGCTGGATGGCGAGGTCGAGGTGGAGGTTAAGACGAGGTTCGACGCCGCGGGGCTCTACACGCCGGAGGTTCAGGTGGTGTATGCAAACCCCACGCGGACCGTCCGGTTTAGGAAAGCGGTGAGGCACCCCCCGATATACGTGGCGCCTAGGTACCGACGCGCGGTGGAGCTAGGCGAGAAGATAATCGCCGGGGCTGTAGAGGAGGTGGCGGGGGCTAGGGAATACGTGCCGGGGGATCCCCTTAGGCGTCTGCACTGGAAGAAGATGGCGAAGATACAGAAGCCTGTTGTTAAGCTTTTGGAGGGGCGCGCCGCGGGCGGCTTGAAAATTGCTGTACTGCTATACGCCACGTCCCCCAAGGCTCTTGACAGAGTGCTGGAGGCGGCGGCCTCCGCCGTGGCAACAGCCCTGGCCCGGTCAGATCACGTTGAGATATATGCAGTAACCCGACGAGGCGGCGAAAGAATCGTGGCTGAGCGGAGGACGTATAGAGAAGCTGTGGAGAGGCTTGTGTCGCTCGCCGAAGTTCTCCACGTCGAAGCCGCGGCGGCGCTGGACTACGCAAATGCCCTGCCAAAGGCTGAACTACCGCCGGCAGACATGGTGATAGGCGAGGCGGCTTTTGTAAAACCCCTCTGCAGGAGGGGGGCGGTCTGCCTCGCTATTTGA
- a CDS encoding DUF1616 domain-containing protein, whose translation MDLLEAYRAIVDAARAGADVRPLAEMFNKALAGGSLEPGFGELAARLAAEARWESLVSTALALAALAAAAAGLLLLYRRRREVIGFLWLLVWRRGLLKHGGGRPRTLLFDEEVSAVAAAVVVVGVALAVALLLRPAVAEPFSALGLLGPEGRIGGYPTNISAGVPVRLFIYVHNHEGEPRWYVVYIKIAGAGGEPPLPSPPVLRIERLLLHNESWVQPFSVSFNSTGRQRLVAELWAVYPNGTLAYTGRFVQLWVNVK comes from the coding sequence GTGGATTTGCTGGAGGCGTATAGAGCTATTGTAGACGCCGCAAGGGCTGGGGCCGACGTTAGACCCCTAGCCGAGATGTTCAACAAGGCGCTGGCCGGCGGATCCCTAGAGCCTGGGTTCGGCGAGCTGGCGGCTAGGCTGGCGGCTGAGGCCCGGTGGGAGTCTCTCGTGTCGACGGCTCTCGCGCTCGCGGCGCTGGCCGCGGCCGCGGCTGGGCTCCTCCTCCTATACCGCCGGAGGAGGGAGGTCATCGGATTCCTCTGGCTGTTGGTATGGAGGCGGGGCCTCCTCAAGCATGGCGGGGGGAGGCCGCGTACCCTCCTATTCGACGAGGAGGTTTCGGCCGTGGCGGCGGCGGTGGTCGTAGTCGGGGTGGCCCTCGCCGTTGCTCTACTGCTGAGGCCGGCTGTGGCGGAGCCTTTCTCCGCCCTAGGCTTGCTGGGGCCAGAGGGGAGGATCGGGGGGTACCCCACCAACATCTCGGCGGGGGTGCCCGTAAGGCTGTTTATCTATGTACACAACCACGAGGGGGAGCCCAGGTGGTACGTGGTTTATATAAAGATCGCGGGGGCCGGCGGCGAGCCTCCTCTGCCGTCGCCCCCCGTGTTGAGGATAGAGAGGCTTCTTCTCCACAACGAGTCGTGGGTGCAGCCGTTTTCTGTCTCATTCAACTCAACAGGGAGGCAGAGGCTTGTGGCGGAGCTCTGGGCTGTGTATCCCAACGGGACGCTGGCCTACACCGGCAGGTTCGTCCAGCTGTGGGTAAATGTCAAATAG
- a CDS encoding glycosyltransferase family 2 protein, whose product MGASEAEWGLDYVVVLPTLDEREGLAKTLDELFSVGVPPEKIIVIDGGSKDGTCEEAVKRGVRCILQEGRGKADAVRTAIKVTEVPHLVIMDADYTYPARYVPQLLQLLGRCDEVIGARARTERGAQRAVYRLGNRLLTSLFNLTFGTRLTDVLSGMYAVRREALEGLERASRGFGIESEIAAHVASTGGEICEVPIEYRRRVGKKKLKVRHGLLIAVDMLRLALRYNPTFYIFAVAALLTIPGILIASWVAYKWIFLGVKHYVWGIIAVAMTAGGIASATMAVLALYLKRMEIRILRSVKRYVAHPPARNRLTTPEQVAPNQQGSPG is encoded by the coding sequence ATGGGGGCTTCTGAGGCGGAGTGGGGGCTTGACTACGTTGTTGTCCTCCCGACTCTGGACGAGAGGGAGGGGCTGGCTAAGACGCTGGATGAGTTGTTTTCAGTGGGGGTGCCCCCTGAGAAGATTATTGTGATAGACGGCGGCTCTAAGGATGGGACATGTGAGGAGGCTGTGAAACGCGGCGTGAGGTGTATTCTGCAGGAGGGGAGGGGCAAGGCCGATGCGGTGAGAACTGCGATAAAAGTCACGGAGGTCCCTCACCTGGTGATTATGGATGCAGACTATACCTACCCGGCCAGGTACGTCCCCCAGTTGCTTCAGTTGCTGGGGCGTTGTGACGAGGTTATAGGCGCCAGGGCCCGCACTGAGAGAGGGGCCCAGAGGGCGGTATACCGCCTGGGCAACCGGTTGCTCACCTCTCTCTTTAACCTCACCTTTGGCACGAGGCTCACCGATGTGCTGAGCGGCATGTATGCGGTGAGGAGAGAGGCCCTCGAGGGGCTGGAGAGAGCCTCGAGGGGGTTCGGCATAGAGTCGGAGATAGCGGCGCATGTGGCGTCGACGGGCGGGGAGATTTGTGAGGTGCCTATTGAGTACAGGAGGCGGGTTGGGAAGAAGAAGCTGAAGGTGAGACACGGGCTGTTGATAGCTGTCGATATGCTTCGCCTGGCTCTCCGCTACAACCCCACATTCTATATTTTTGCCGTAGCGGCTTTGTTGACTATTCCCGGTATCCTCATCGCAAGCTGGGTGGCTTACAAGTGGATTTTTCTAGGCGTGAAGCACTACGTCTGGGGTATCATAGCCGTGGCCATGACTGCGGGCGGGATCGCCTCTGCTACGATGGCCGTCCTCGCCCTTTACCTAAAGAGGATGGAGATTAGAATTCTGAGATCCGTGAAGCGGTACGTCGCCCATCCGCCGGCCCGCAACCGTCTAACAACCCCGGAGCAGGTGGCTCCTAATCAACAAGGCTCGCCAGGCTGA
- the cc1 gene encoding DNA-binding protein CC1 translates to MSKQKLKFYDIKAKKAFETDKYEVIEKNTARGPMMFAVATSPYTNIKVYRLLGKKK, encoded by the coding sequence ATGTCGAAACAAAAACTAAAATTCTACGACATAAAAGCAAAAAAGGCGTTCGAAACAGACAAGTACGAGGTTATTGAGAAGAATACAGCCCGCGGCCCAATGATGTTCGCAGTGGCCACGTCCCCCTACACCAACATAAAAGTCTACAGACTCCTAGGAAAGAAGAAATAA
- a CDS encoding PaREP1 family protein: MYVDVEVLERPLPKPSAEDYVSARLLEALVEAGLALEYLKRGLVRNAAGKAFQAWKALMAALLRLELDRLKEVAKSDEERRWLETTAVPRVPTNRMKALSHLLVGVGYKDFSAWTSVALSLHEYQYHGPDPDMAWSKYRTRDEAARDVVLLLRELGERVEAIKDRVRWSPELEKTLQTLRRR, encoded by the coding sequence ATGTACGTGGATGTGGAGGTTCTTGAAAGGCCTCTCCCTAAGCCCTCCGCTGAGGACTACGTCTCGGCGCGTCTTCTAGAGGCTTTGGTGGAGGCTGGGCTGGCTCTTGAGTACCTAAAGCGGGGCCTTGTGAGAAACGCCGCCGGCAAAGCCTTCCAGGCATGGAAAGCGCTGATGGCGGCACTCCTCAGGCTCGAGCTGGACAGGCTTAAGGAAGTCGCCAAAAGTGACGAGGAGAGGCGCTGGCTGGAGACAACCGCCGTGCCTAGAGTGCCGACGAACCGTATGAAGGCGCTGTCTCATCTACTTGTTGGGGTTGGGTATAAGGATTTTTCTGCGTGGACTTCTGTAGCGCTGAGCCTCCACGAGTACCAGTATCACGGTCCTGATCCCGACATGGCGTGGTCGAAATACCGCACGAGAGATGAGGCGGCGAGGGACGTGGTCTTACTATTGAGAGAGCTTGGGGAGAGGGTCGAGGCGATAAAGGACAGAGTGAGGTGGAGCCCAGAACTTGAAAAAACGCTCCAGACGCTAAGAAGGAGGTAG
- a CDS encoding DUF1616 domain-containing protein, protein MSCAVVDVLQLVKQCSTVEEAVEEVAKRTGKSKYEAAYELMLQVKAGRLAVESGADNFLAYILGPGGAWLWLITAITAAVVALVFLAQSPPLVYLRYVLGAFFVLFLPGYVLVEALYPRGDELSPLERLALSIGLSLAVVPLVGLLLNYTPFGIRLAPVTASLAVLTLALAIYATYRRYRFEALGAVCGTR, encoded by the coding sequence ATGTCTTGCGCCGTTGTGGACGTTTTACAGCTGGTTAAGCAATGCTCCACTGTGGAGGAGGCTGTGGAGGAGGTGGCCAAGAGGACTGGCAAGTCTAAATACGAGGCGGCGTATGAACTCATGTTGCAGGTGAAGGCCGGGAGGCTGGCTGTAGAGTCGGGGGCCGACAACTTCCTTGCATACATCCTTGGGCCCGGGGGGGCGTGGCTTTGGCTAATAACGGCGATCACAGCCGCCGTGGTGGCGCTGGTGTTTCTAGCTCAGAGCCCGCCGCTGGTCTACCTGCGGTACGTCTTAGGCGCCTTCTTCGTGCTGTTTCTGCCGGGGTACGTGCTGGTGGAGGCTCTGTACCCCCGGGGGGACGAGCTGTCTCCGCTTGAGCGCCTGGCCCTCTCCATTGGCTTAAGCCTTGCAGTTGTCCCGCTGGTGGGGCTTCTACTCAACTACACCCCCTTCGGCATCCGGCTGGCGCCGGTGACGGCCAGCCTCGCAGTCTTGACTCTGGCGCTCGCCATCTACGCCACGTATAGGCGCTACAGGTTTGAGGCTTTGGGGGCTGTATGCGGGACGAGGTAG